The following proteins come from a genomic window of Phycisphaerae bacterium:
- a CDS encoding glycosyltransferase, protein MNILTTTLCYPTLARPDQGIFIQRRAEALAQHPDVSLSVVSPQPWCPLLRCGEQTIARNEPLPVTYPRLVSIPMIGWATDGVAYAGTLLRVLARQRQAGLPPVDLIDAHFVYPDGVGAWLAGRRLGIPVVVTVRGKIVRLSRRAFRRMQIAAMLRGVDARIAVSRSLAGWVHKVAGSDLNVDVVPNGIRPDVYRLVDRQWARIALGWHQTARYVLAVGHLQRLKGFDRLLVVLPALREALGDVRLVLVGSRRGEWWFARKVLRMIERCNHEAGCRCVEFLGFVDSERLNLLYNAADVMVNSSRIEGWNNSISEALAAGTPVVATDVGGNPEQISSDELGMIVRDGDLDALAGALRSALVRPWNRALIASSGGARTWAQVAAEVHAVFERVLAARAAPAGRQSPVGIDASAAMAEATT, encoded by the coding sequence GTGAACATCCTGACCACAACACTGTGCTATCCCACGCTTGCCCGGCCGGATCAGGGCATCTTCATTCAACGTCGCGCGGAAGCGCTTGCGCAGCATCCTGACGTCAGCCTCAGCGTGGTTTCACCTCAGCCGTGGTGTCCGCTGCTTCGCTGCGGCGAACAAACCATTGCTCGGAATGAACCGCTTCCGGTAACTTACCCGCGCCTGGTCAGCATTCCAATGATCGGCTGGGCGACCGACGGTGTCGCGTACGCCGGGACGTTGCTGCGGGTTCTTGCGCGACAGAGGCAGGCCGGCCTGCCCCCGGTGGACCTGATCGATGCTCATTTTGTGTATCCCGACGGCGTGGGCGCCTGGCTGGCCGGTCGGAGGCTGGGAATTCCGGTGGTCGTTACGGTGCGGGGCAAGATCGTTCGGCTTTCTCGCCGCGCATTTCGCCGGATGCAGATCGCGGCCATGCTTCGCGGCGTCGATGCCCGCATTGCGGTCAGTCGAAGCCTGGCTGGGTGGGTTCACAAGGTTGCCGGCAGCGACCTGAATGTTGACGTGGTCCCCAACGGCATACGACCGGACGTGTATCGCCTGGTCGACCGTCAGTGGGCCAGGATCGCTCTCGGCTGGCATCAAACCGCCAGGTATGTTCTTGCCGTCGGTCATTTACAGCGACTCAAAGGGTTTGATCGGTTGCTCGTCGTCTTGCCGGCTCTGCGCGAGGCGTTGGGCGATGTTCGTCTGGTACTGGTGGGCAGTCGTCGTGGCGAGTGGTGGTTTGCCCGAAAGGTTCTGCGGATGATCGAGCGGTGCAATCATGAAGCCGGCTGTCGATGTGTCGAGTTTCTCGGCTTCGTCGATAGTGAACGGCTCAACCTGCTCTACAACGCCGCGGACGTCATGGTCAATTCGTCGCGGATTGAAGGCTGGAACAACTCGATCTCCGAGGCCCTCGCGGCCGGGACACCGGTGGTAGCCACGGACGTCGGCGGCAACCCTGAGCAGATCTCCTCCGACGAGCTCGGCATGATCGTCCGGGACGGCGATCTCGATGCTCTCGCCGGTGCCTTGCGATCCGCTCTTGTCAGGCCGTGGAATCGAGCTCTCATTGCGTCATCGGGCGGGGCTCGCACGTGGGCGCAGGTTGCAGCAGAGGTACACGCGGTATTCGAGCGCGTGCTGGCAGCGCGGGCGGCGCCGGCGGGTCGGCAGTCGCCGGTCGGCATCGACGCTTCGGCTGCGATGGCGGAGGCGACGACATGA
- a CDS encoding phenylacetate--CoA ligase family protein — protein MNRWFAGQVFWPLTERLCRRDTMRRLAELNRTQHLPPEVICEIQERKLRRLLSTASEHCPFHSRRIRQAGIDANDPRLGLSALGLLPLLTREDIREHRDEMTWFGCPRGGPRLYNTGGSSGEPLKFYFDRFRQAADGGARWRARQWWGVQPGDPEILLWGAPIELAANDRLRRWRDALLNQYVLNAFDMTDTTMDAYIDRIRAVRPVCLYGYAGSLALLSRHALTKGLAPGSLGSPRLRAVFVTGEVLVEPDREVIASAFGAPVVIEYGCRDGGLLALGCPAGRLHIPQENVVIELLDEQGEPIAAGDVGEVVVTHLETRAMPLIRYRTGDLARAWPVSGGQCECGVSLAALAEVRGRLTDQIVCRAGGQIRRMHALALIYVLREVDGIRQFRITQRSLDELDVEVVPTARFSVDSERAILLGLHRRLGSDVRIRLNRRDHIPATASGKHACVISQVGQELGPGLPG, from the coding sequence ATGAACCGCTGGTTCGCCGGACAGGTCTTCTGGCCGCTGACCGAGCGGCTTTGTCGGCGCGATACCATGCGCCGGCTGGCGGAATTGAATCGCACGCAACATCTGCCGCCGGAGGTCATCTGCGAGATCCAGGAGCGCAAACTGCGCCGGTTGCTTTCGACCGCAAGCGAGCATTGTCCGTTCCATAGCCGGCGCATTCGTCAGGCGGGTATCGACGCGAACGATCCGCGACTTGGTCTGAGCGCTCTTGGGTTACTGCCTCTCTTGACGCGAGAGGATATCCGGGAGCATCGCGACGAGATGACCTGGTTCGGCTGCCCTCGCGGCGGACCGCGACTCTATAACACCGGCGGTTCGAGCGGCGAGCCGCTCAAGTTCTATTTCGACCGGTTCCGCCAGGCGGCCGATGGGGGTGCTCGCTGGCGGGCACGACAGTGGTGGGGCGTGCAGCCAGGTGACCCGGAAATCCTCCTCTGGGGCGCGCCGATCGAGTTGGCGGCCAACGATCGTCTGCGTCGGTGGCGGGATGCCCTGCTGAATCAGTATGTGCTCAACGCCTTCGACATGACGGACACGACCATGGACGCGTACATCGATCGCATCCGTGCGGTGCGTCCCGTTTGTCTGTACGGATATGCCGGCAGCCTGGCGCTTCTCTCACGTCATGCGCTGACCAAGGGCTTGGCGCCGGGATCGTTGGGTTCGCCACGTTTGCGAGCGGTCTTCGTGACCGGCGAGGTGCTGGTCGAGCCTGATCGCGAGGTGATCGCCTCGGCGTTTGGTGCTCCCGTCGTCATCGAATACGGCTGTCGTGACGGCGGCTTGTTGGCGCTCGGTTGCCCGGCCGGCCGTTTGCACATTCCACAGGAGAACGTCGTCATCGAACTGCTCGATGAGCAGGGTGAACCCATTGCGGCGGGGGACGTCGGTGAGGTGGTAGTGACACACCTGGAAACCCGTGCGATGCCGTTGATCCGCTATCGCACCGGCGACCTGGCCCGCGCATGGCCGGTTTCGGGGGGTCAGTGCGAATGTGGCGTATCACTGGCTGCCTTGGCCGAGGTTCGCGGCCGCCTGACCGATCAGATTGTCTGCCGTGCCGGCGGCCAGATTCGCCGCATGCACGCTCTTGCCCTGATCTACGTGCTCCGCGAGGTCGACGGCATCCGCCAGTTCCGGATTACTCAACGGTCGCTTGACGAACTTGACGTCGAGGTGGTTCCCACCGCCCGTTTCAGTGTCGACTCGGAACGTGCCATCTTGCTGGGGCTTCACCGCCGGCTGGGAAGCGACGTCAGGATCCGCCTCAACCGCCGGGACCACATCCCCGCGACCGCCTCCGGAAAGCACGCCTGCGTGATCTCGCAGGTCGGGCAGGAACTTGGACCCGGGCTGCCGGGTTGA
- a CDS encoding O-antigen ligase family protein: MPLRSIAFLLYFFGSAGASLLVPIAGVLCYIVLYNVYPQSTWWGKYLEPLGIRYAYVIAACLTVGVIVNLNRLRYGRQVAHPVEWGMLLVFLSMLMSGVTGVAWNERTDFVIDKMWKVFLFAFMMSHVVVTRRHVWLLLIVFTVMSLYLGYEAKNAPPGAFLQNRLDGIGGPDFRESTGLAIHLLALLPFTAVLLWQKYWRFRVLAFFAACYGVNAILLCRARSAFIAGLVAGLTAVWYVPRRYRSWAACVLVLGLLGSVKLSDQWFWERMKTIVSSREEREVSSAARLLIWASAWEMIKDRPLGVGIGQFQRMTNRYTTPELRRIYGNPATESVNMIARDAHNSFILCAAETGIPGLACFLLTLIMAWGTLSRLRRRARRYLSDPAMFEMLVFANRMALLVYLVGGMFTSRFYTEGFWWMVILPVCLKRAVENEIRDEVCEKATVRALLDDWIPRGDRLQPELVMGGQPA; encoded by the coding sequence ATGCCCCTTCGTAGCATCGCTTTCTTGCTCTATTTCTTTGGCAGCGCGGGCGCCTCCCTCCTCGTGCCCATCGCCGGCGTGTTGTGCTACATCGTGTTGTACAACGTCTATCCGCAGTCGACCTGGTGGGGCAAGTACCTTGAACCGCTGGGCATTCGCTACGCATACGTTATCGCCGCCTGCCTGACGGTCGGGGTGATTGTCAACCTCAATCGCCTGCGTTATGGACGACAGGTCGCGCATCCGGTTGAGTGGGGGATGCTGTTGGTGTTTCTGAGCATGCTCATGTCAGGCGTGACCGGTGTCGCCTGGAACGAGCGTACCGATTTCGTGATCGACAAGATGTGGAAGGTCTTTCTGTTTGCCTTCATGATGAGCCACGTCGTGGTGACGCGGCGGCACGTCTGGCTGTTGTTGATCGTATTCACGGTCATGTCCTTGTACCTCGGCTATGAAGCCAAGAATGCGCCGCCGGGGGCTTTTCTGCAAAACCGGCTGGACGGTATCGGGGGTCCCGACTTTCGCGAGTCGACGGGCCTGGCGATTCACCTGCTGGCTCTGCTGCCGTTTACGGCTGTTTTGCTGTGGCAGAAGTACTGGCGATTCAGGGTACTGGCTTTTTTTGCCGCCTGCTACGGTGTCAATGCGATCCTGCTGTGTCGTGCGCGATCGGCGTTCATCGCCGGCCTGGTCGCGGGTCTTACCGCCGTCTGGTACGTGCCTCGTCGCTATCGCAGTTGGGCCGCGTGTGTGCTGGTGCTTGGCCTGCTGGGCAGCGTCAAGCTCAGCGATCAGTGGTTCTGGGAGCGAATGAAAACGATCGTGAGCTCCCGCGAGGAGCGCGAAGTCTCGTCAGCAGCCCGCCTGCTTATCTGGGCATCGGCGTGGGAAATGATCAAAGACAGGCCGCTCGGCGTGGGCATCGGGCAATTCCAGCGGATGACGAATCGCTATACCACGCCCGAACTGCGGCGGATTTATGGAAACCCCGCCACCGAATCGGTGAACATGATCGCCCGGGACGCCCACAACTCGTTCATTCTCTGTGCCGCCGAGACGGGCATTCCCGGTTTGGCCTGTTTTCTGTTGACGCTGATCATGGCCTGGGGAACGCTCTCGCGATTGAGACGACGGGCTCGCCGGTATCTATCGGACCCGGCCATGTTTGAGATGCTGGTGTTCGCCAACCGGATGGCCTTGCTGGTTTACCTGGTCGGCGGCATGTTTACCAGCCGCTTTTACACGGAGGGTTTCTGGTGGATGGTCATCCTGCCGGTTTGTCTGAAGCGTGCCGTCGAGAACGAGATTCGTGACGAAGTGTGCGAAAAGGCGACCGTTCGGGCATTGCTCGATGACTGGATTCCTCGAGGGGACCGGTTGCAGCCCGAACTTGTCATGGGAGGGCAACCGGCATGA
- the asnB gene encoding asparagine synthase (glutamine-hydrolyzing) yields MCGIAGLVRFAGLRPHETSAGLDMAAFLRHRGPDEMGTYVDGHASLGHARLSIIDLADGRQPMSNEDGTIQVVFNGEIYNHLELAEQLRARGHVLRTRCDTEVLAHLYEDHGDSFPEYLNGMFAIAIWDSRSRRLVLVRDRLGVKPLFWTDDGRRVAFGSELKAVLACGDLERRINPLALADYLTFGHVPAPKTIFSGVRKLEPGCMAVCTGSGTSVHRWWDIPFGDADSAKPDERAGRRWTEDFASLLENAVDMRLMSDVPLGAFLSGGVDSSAVVAAMCRCSQDPVLTHTVGFDEPCCDEREAARVVAHRLDTDHREVLVRSDAAAAIERLTRHFDEPFADSCAVPLLRLSEITRQRVTVALSGDGGDEMLAGYRRYRFDLAEATIREMWPGWLRRSTAGAMGRIYPKADWLPRSLRAKATLCNLACDDITAHLRSTSLAAGMLPDLLLRPEMRCRVVGYDPFARGRDLFARCPSSLLNRLLYVDMKTLMVDDILTKVDRASMAVGLEVRTPLLDYRIVELSARMPAWLKLDGRRDKVVLRDTVRRWLGPDVAGRRKKGFDVPVNEWFRGPLRPMASDLLMSPEAVCSQWIDQVAVRALFARHQSGISANGHILWALLSLELWARQYARGPGPVREGQDGRILRRGTGVRSPEAAVCGGMPA; encoded by the coding sequence ATGTGCGGCATAGCCGGCCTGGTGCGATTTGCCGGGTTGCGGCCCCACGAGACGTCCGCGGGCCTCGATATGGCTGCGTTCCTGCGTCATCGCGGGCCGGACGAGATGGGGACCTACGTCGACGGCCATGCCAGTCTGGGGCACGCGCGGTTGAGCATTATCGACCTGGCGGACGGCCGGCAGCCGATGTCCAATGAGGATGGAACCATCCAGGTCGTTTTCAACGGCGAGATCTACAACCACCTGGAATTGGCCGAGCAGCTTCGCGCTCGCGGCCACGTTTTGCGAACGCGTTGCGATACCGAGGTGCTCGCACACTTGTACGAAGACCACGGTGATTCGTTCCCCGAGTATCTCAACGGCATGTTCGCGATCGCCATCTGGGACTCTCGCTCGCGGCGGCTGGTACTGGTTCGCGATCGACTCGGCGTCAAGCCGCTCTTTTGGACCGACGATGGTCGCCGCGTCGCGTTTGGATCGGAACTGAAAGCCGTACTGGCCTGCGGCGATCTCGAGCGAAGAATCAATCCTCTGGCATTGGCGGACTACCTCACGTTCGGCCACGTGCCGGCGCCCAAGACGATTTTCAGCGGCGTGCGCAAGCTGGAACCGGGCTGTATGGCCGTCTGCACCGGCTCCGGTACCTCGGTTCACCGCTGGTGGGATATTCCATTCGGGGATGCTGATTCCGCAAAGCCCGACGAGCGAGCCGGACGACGCTGGACGGAGGACTTTGCCTCGCTGCTGGAGAATGCGGTCGACATGCGACTCATGTCGGACGTGCCCCTGGGGGCATTTCTCAGCGGCGGTGTTGATTCATCGGCCGTCGTCGCCGCCATGTGCCGCTGCTCCCAAGACCCGGTACTGACTCACACGGTCGGGTTCGACGAACCTTGCTGTGACGAACGGGAGGCGGCCCGCGTCGTGGCCCACCGACTGGATACCGATCACCGCGAGGTCTTGGTTCGATCGGATGCGGCCGCCGCCATTGAACGGCTGACCCGCCATTTTGACGAACCTTTTGCCGATTCGTGTGCCGTGCCGTTGCTGCGGCTCTCGGAGATCACGCGGCAGCGCGTCACCGTCGCGCTCTCGGGAGACGGAGGCGACGAGATGCTGGCCGGCTACCGGCGATACCGGTTTGACCTGGCGGAAGCGACGATCCGCGAGATGTGGCCTGGTTGGTTGCGACGTTCCACGGCCGGAGCGATGGGCCGGATCTACCCCAAGGCCGACTGGTTGCCCCGCTCGCTGCGGGCCAAAGCGACGTTGTGCAACCTGGCGTGTGATGATATTACCGCGCATTTGCGGAGCACTTCTCTGGCGGCCGGAATGTTGCCCGATCTGCTGCTGCGGCCGGAAATGCGGTGCCGCGTAGTCGGGTATGATCCGTTTGCGCGCGGGCGCGACCTGTTCGCCCGTTGCCCGTCGTCGCTGCTCAATCGTTTGCTTTACGTTGACATGAAGACCCTCATGGTCGACGACATCCTGACGAAGGTTGATCGGGCGAGCATGGCCGTTGGTCTCGAGGTTCGCACGCCGCTTCTGGACTATCGTATCGTGGAGCTGTCCGCCCGGATGCCCGCCTGGCTCAAGCTGGATGGTCGGCGCGACAAGGTGGTACTCCGCGACACGGTCCGGCGCTGGCTGGGGCCCGACGTCGCCGGTCGCCGCAAGAAAGGCTTCGACGTGCCGGTCAACGAATGGTTCCGGGGGCCGCTGCGGCCGATGGCAAGCGACCTGCTGATGTCCCCAGAAGCGGTCTGTTCTCAGTGGATAGACCAGGTTGCGGTTCGCGCCTTGTTCGCCCGACACCAGAGCGGGATCAGCGCCAACGGTCATATTCTGTGGGCTCTGTTGTCGTTGGAGCTGTGGGCGCGGCAGTACGCGCGCGGACCCGGCCCGGTGAGGGAAGGGCAAGACGGTCGCATCCTGAGACGCGGCACAGGCGTTCGATCGCCCGAGGCCGCCGTTTGCGGGGGGATGCCGGCGTGA
- a CDS encoding prepilin-type N-terminal cleavage/methylation domain-containing protein — MRCAGRLRGARPAADPDRRTAFTLIEILVVVAIVVLLTAILIPALSQARAQARRSVCLSNMSHLAKAVLSFSATHKDRGQLYADWDYVDAVDPDHSIYAYQNGWFEDGVLKNPHKPYLKPWPVAYAGELGMPSVRNTHQYFLDETTYLKGYPDTEQPEYHFRRFGKHEPLYCPADKFSIRETNSPEHVYGVLSYAINEDVFGARQGQCCTRSGWKDQALGIMSRIANSSEVAMFTDAGHETLERSQALKSDGSIRIRAGQWVPTWFRSAQGAAFLNEVNAKVIVAVPIERHGKNGGISVAYADGHGSFVAGSGAWELSTGFPA; from the coding sequence ATGCGATGCGCCGGCCGCTTGCGGGGTGCTCGACCTGCGGCGGACCCTGATCGGCGCACAGCGTTTACCTTGATTGAGATCCTGGTGGTGGTGGCAATCGTCGTTTTGCTCACGGCCATTCTTATTCCGGCTTTGTCACAAGCCCGGGCCCAGGCGCGGCGCTCGGTCTGTCTTTCGAACATGTCGCACTTGGCCAAGGCCGTCCTCTCCTTTTCCGCCACGCACAAGGATCGCGGCCAGCTTTACGCGGACTGGGATTATGTGGATGCCGTGGATCCTGACCACAGCATTTACGCATATCAGAATGGGTGGTTTGAGGACGGCGTACTGAAGAACCCCCACAAGCCGTATCTCAAGCCCTGGCCTGTGGCGTACGCAGGCGAATTGGGGATGCCTTCGGTCCGGAATACCCACCAGTACTTCCTGGACGAAACGACCTATCTGAAGGGGTATCCGGATACCGAGCAGCCGGAATATCACTTCAGGCGATTCGGCAAACACGAGCCCCTTTATTGTCCTGCAGACAAGTTCTCGATTCGGGAGACGAATTCGCCGGAGCACGTTTATGGAGTACTCTCTTATGCCATCAATGAGGATGTCTTCGGGGCAAGGCAGGGCCAGTGTTGCACCCGCTCGGGCTGGAAGGACCAGGCCCTTGGGATCATGAGCCGGATCGCCAATTCGTCCGAGGTTGCGATGTTCACCGATGCCGGGCACGAGACACTTGAAAGGAGCCAGGCTCTCAAGAGTGACGGCAGCATCAGGATCCGGGCCGGGCAGTGGGTACCGACATGGTTCCGGTCGGCCCAGGGCGCGGCCTTTCTCAACGAGGTGAACGCAAAGGTCATCGTGGCGGTTCCGATCGAGCGGCATGGCAAGAACGGCGGTATCAGCGTCGCCTACGCAGACGGGCACGGTTCGTTTGTTGCCGGGTCGGGGGCCTGGGAACTATCGACCGGATTCCCCGCCTAA
- a CDS encoding glycosyltransferase family 4 protein: MGRMVRQLMFVSDAPSFGGAERYIIAMALAARRRGLDASICWLPRPGCGQAVFDIARENGIRLDVVDPRRTASLGGLAREFTAVLRRENPDGVIINACGRPRFWILPWLARRVSVPAAWVHQMVDACDHRRLPARWLGGRLEGLHCWRLPQMLRHRLAGTGATAIVTLNADDRERIVRWQGVCRDKVFAIPHGVDCVRFEFDATGRQRWHHEWGIDAVSPRPFVVGAAGRLSREKGVDLLIEAASIARREGLSLLLVIAGRGSEQDPLVRLAADRGLAGAIRFVSFVEDMPSFYSALDAFVLSSRTESFGLALAEAMACRRPVIATPTSGATRQIRHLHNGWLLRGFEPSELARAITALAADVEGRRRMGGNGRESVMRCFSIELTLERTLRALRGSARERSHLRWPGMNESPFVSMTAEECA; this comes from the coding sequence ATGGGGCGGATGGTTCGTCAACTCATGTTCGTCAGCGACGCTCCGAGCTTCGGCGGCGCGGAGCGATACATCATCGCGATGGCTTTGGCGGCGAGACGGCGAGGTCTTGATGCCTCGATATGCTGGCTGCCCCGGCCGGGTTGCGGGCAGGCGGTGTTCGATATCGCTCGGGAGAACGGCATTCGACTCGATGTCGTGGATCCGCGGCGTACCGCCAGTCTTGGCGGTCTGGCGCGAGAGTTCACCGCCGTGCTTCGGCGAGAGAACCCTGACGGCGTGATCATCAACGCGTGCGGCCGGCCGCGATTCTGGATCCTGCCGTGGTTGGCGAGGCGGGTGTCCGTTCCGGCGGCATGGGTTCACCAGATGGTCGATGCTTGTGACCATCGTCGCCTGCCGGCCAGGTGGTTGGGCGGGCGGCTTGAGGGGCTGCACTGCTGGCGGCTGCCGCAAATGCTCAGGCACAGACTGGCGGGCACGGGGGCAACGGCGATCGTCACGCTCAACGCAGACGATCGCGAGCGAATCGTCCGTTGGCAAGGCGTTTGTCGCGACAAGGTATTCGCGATTCCGCACGGCGTGGATTGCGTGCGTTTCGAGTTCGATGCGACGGGCCGTCAGAGATGGCATCATGAGTGGGGCATCGATGCGGTTTCGCCTCGCCCGTTTGTCGTCGGCGCGGCCGGAAGACTCTCGCGTGAGAAGGGCGTTGATTTATTAATCGAGGCGGCGTCGATTGCCCGGCGGGAGGGGTTGTCCCTTCTCCTGGTCATTGCCGGCCGGGGCAGCGAGCAAGATCCGCTGGTCCGGCTGGCCGCCGATCGGGGCCTGGCCGGCGCGATTCGATTCGTGTCGTTCGTCGAGGACATGCCGTCTTTTTACAGCGCGCTGGATGCGTTCGTACTGAGCAGCCGCACCGAGTCGTTCGGCCTGGCTCTGGCCGAGGCGATGGCGTGTCGGCGGCCGGTGATCGCAACGCCGACTTCCGGCGCGACCCGGCAGATCAGGCACTTGCACAACGGGTGGCTGCTCCGCGGCTTCGAGCCGTCGGAACTGGCCCGGGCGATCACCGCACTCGCCGCCGATGTTGAAGGTCGTCGGCGGATGGGAGGCAACGGACGCGAGTCGGTCATGCGGTGCTTCAGCATCGAGCTGACTCTGGAGCGTACGCTGCGGGCGCTTCGCGGCAGCGCTCGCGAACGGTCGCACTTGCGTTGGCCGGGCATGAATGAATCACCTTTCGTGAGCATGACTGCCGAGGAGTGCGCATGA
- a CDS encoding glycosyltransferase family 4 protein: MTTGTSAGPGRPTDARSPSSLRRIRVLHVIPSLFSGGMERFLIELMRASTPVGGAGEGCRVTHGVCILRAADDRLFSQCKSLATTWVLGRHKARDWSCWKQIRQVIRDFEPDVVEALSTGAWVDAARAVGRSRSTKLSLVFHGQMDTVPAGRIRRWLNRWAVGRAATVISVSREAADRLIREWHIPAAKMVAVPNGVDVNRFHPAASADERLRVRRRLEIPDGSKVAICVANLVPIKAIDVLLDAWRQLSADQRDARLLLVGDGPLRREWHNLAETTECHKSVSFLGNRDDVPALLRASDLFVSSSRYEACSMAILEAMASGLAVVATDVGGNGELVEPGRTGWLVPPDRADLLAQALAAAFDDDQARIRFGQTARGVVMERHDLEACARRYSTIYHSLALPHTKRPATAPEEPECAA; this comes from the coding sequence ATGACGACGGGCACTTCGGCGGGACCGGGCCGGCCAACGGATGCCCGCAGTCCGAGCAGCCTGAGGCGTATTCGCGTTTTGCACGTGATTCCCTCGTTGTTCAGCGGCGGGATGGAACGTTTCCTGATCGAGTTGATGAGGGCCTCAACGCCGGTCGGCGGGGCCGGCGAAGGTTGCCGCGTGACCCACGGGGTGTGCATTCTGAGAGCCGCGGACGACCGCTTGTTCTCGCAGTGCAAGTCGCTGGCGACCACCTGGGTGCTCGGGAGGCACAAGGCGCGAGACTGGAGTTGCTGGAAGCAGATACGGCAGGTGATTCGCGATTTCGAGCCCGACGTGGTCGAGGCGTTGAGCACGGGGGCGTGGGTGGACGCGGCCCGAGCCGTCGGCCGCTCGCGTTCGACCAAGCTTTCGCTCGTGTTCCACGGGCAGATGGACACGGTCCCGGCGGGTCGGATCCGACGCTGGCTGAACCGTTGGGCGGTGGGCAGGGCGGCCACCGTGATTTCGGTTTCGCGCGAAGCGGCCGATCGGTTGATCAGGGAATGGCATATCCCGGCCGCCAAGATGGTTGCAGTTCCCAACGGGGTTGACGTCAACCGTTTCCATCCGGCCGCTTCCGCCGATGAACGCCTGCGCGTCCGCCGGAGACTGGAGATCCCCGACGGCTCGAAGGTGGCCATTTGCGTGGCCAACCTCGTGCCGATCAAGGCAATCGATGTCCTGCTCGATGCCTGGCGGCAATTGTCGGCTGACCAGCGCGATGCTCGTCTGTTGCTGGTCGGGGACGGGCCCCTCCGCCGGGAGTGGCACAACCTGGCGGAGACCACGGAGTGTCACAAGTCGGTGTCCTTCCTGGGCAACCGCGATGATGTACCCGCGTTGCTGCGGGCTTCGGATCTGTTCGTTTCATCGAGCCGTTACGAGGCATGCAGCATGGCGATTCTCGAGGCCATGGCCAGCGGGCTCGCGGTGGTGGCGACCGACGTTGGCGGCAACGGGGAGCTGGTAGAGCCTGGTCGCACCGGCTGGCTGGTGCCGCCGGACCGGGCCGACCTTCTGGCCCAAGCGCTTGCGGCAGCGTTTGACGACGACCAAGCCCGTATACGGTTCGGCCAGACGGCGAGAGGAGTCGTCATGGAGCGACACGACCTGGAAGCTTGCGCCAGACGGTATTCCACGATCTATCATTCGCTGGCTCTACCCCACACCAAGCGGCCGGCGACGGCACCGGAGGAGCCCGAATGTGCGGCATAG
- a CDS encoding glycosyltransferase family 4 protein, whose translation MRLLVPLPFDVSNLAHGRNLRIAHVLPALQSNCEVLCVASNEHIAAAARRVMPGVEVQVAGRVKGGCPENHAFHCEPFLVRRSLSFLGYDEGFAEVIARLGVSADVVAGFDMPSVAPLLAAAETRGENRRPRIVCDLIDDPWLLHRSATRAYRRSLTGMKAAAAMQVVRCRVLSRFDALTAVAPQDASRLARVSGRPAVVVPNGVEASTSAAERRPREPLVVFTGNMSFPANETAACFVARKVWPLVLASYRCGPAGSSHCRVPTLAIVGANPTPDVCKLANLSNVTVTGWVPSVRDWLERAQTAVVPMLGGTGIKNKILEACAAGCPVVATSIATGGLPVGEDFGIIIADGPERIAAELLSLLVDPTRARRIGSAGLDMVRARFSWSRVAVEFLAVLRGETAAPADSDGGSDKQDETYRRCEVEEMEALTHAPS comes from the coding sequence ATGAGGCTGCTGGTTCCGCTGCCTTTTGACGTTTCGAACCTGGCCCACGGCCGGAACCTGCGTATTGCGCACGTTCTGCCCGCGCTGCAATCGAATTGCGAAGTCCTTTGCGTGGCGTCCAACGAGCACATTGCGGCCGCCGCTCGTCGAGTCATGCCTGGTGTGGAGGTGCAGGTTGCCGGCAGGGTCAAGGGGGGTTGTCCTGAGAACCATGCTTTTCACTGTGAGCCGTTTCTGGTTCGTCGATCGCTGTCGTTCCTGGGTTATGACGAGGGTTTTGCCGAGGTAATTGCCCGCCTGGGCGTTTCGGCAGACGTGGTTGCGGGTTTTGACATGCCCTCGGTTGCTCCTTTGCTCGCAGCGGCAGAGACGCGGGGTGAAAACCGGCGGCCTCGAATCGTTTGCGATCTGATCGACGACCCGTGGTTACTGCATCGCAGCGCGACGCGGGCTTATCGCCGATCTTTGACCGGCATGAAGGCGGCCGCTGCCATGCAAGTCGTGCGCTGCCGTGTCCTGAGCCGCTTTGATGCGCTGACGGCCGTGGCTCCGCAGGATGCTTCGCGCCTTGCGCGAGTTTCGGGACGGCCGGCCGTGGTAGTCCCCAACGGCGTGGAGGCCAGTACGAGCGCAGCCGAGCGGCGGCCTCGCGAACCGCTGGTGGTCTTCACCGGCAACATGAGTTTTCCCGCCAATGAGACCGCGGCGTGCTTCGTGGCCCGCAAGGTCTGGCCCCTTGTGTTGGCGTCGTATCGTTGCGGCCCGGCAGGATCGAGTCATTGCCGGGTACCGACGCTGGCCATCGTGGGAGCCAATCCGACGCCGGACGTGTGCAAGCTGGCCAACTTGTCGAACGTGACGGTGACCGGTTGGGTGCCAAGCGTGCGGGATTGGCTGGAGCGAGCCCAGACCGCCGTTGTGCCGATGCTGGGCGGCACGGGCATCAAGAACAAGATCCTGGAGGCGTGTGCGGCGGGCTGTCCGGTCGTGGCGACCTCAATCGCGACCGGCGGTCTGCCGGTCGGTGAAGACTTCGGCATCATCATTGCCGACGGCCCCGAGCGAATTGCCGCGGAGTTGCTCAGCCTTCTGGTTGACCCGACGAGGGCCCGGCGGATCGGATCGGCCGGGCTTGATATGGTGCGGGCCCGCTTCTCCTGGAGCCGTGTGGCCGTGGAATTCCTTGCCGTTCTCCGGGGAGAGACGGCCGCACCGGCGGATTCGGACGGCGGCAGTGACAAACAGGATGAGACTTACAGGCGATGCGAGGTCGAAGAGATGGAGGCGCTCACTCATGCCCCTTCGTAG